Proteins from a single region of Parasedimentitalea psychrophila:
- a CDS encoding transporter substrate-binding domain-containing protein — protein sequence MAPLLRIIAALFILLLSWGQSLTAQTLTVATVTRPPFSFVENGRDAGFSIDLLAELSDRLGWKYEINRADAFSEMLGLVGRGEADLAIANISITAAREIVMDFSQPIFESGLQMMVRVEDLQTPSLLNAVLSWDLAAAIGIAFVLLVGGGMLMWALERRAQPYFDRPLKEAWFPSFWWALNLVVNGGFEERVPRTPIGRMFGVVLVVSSLFVVSVFVAKITAVMTVNAITGSVNSVNDLYGKRVGTIRGSTAAGFLDRREIAYRGYDGLSALKEAFEVGNIQVVVFDAPILSYYTTHKGYRYGRTVGSVFLKENYGIIFPDGSPLVEDVNRALLALREDGTYDVIYRRWFGARD from the coding sequence ATGGCCCCTTTGTTGCGAATTATTGCTGCTCTTTTTATTCTGCTGTTGAGCTGGGGTCAGTCCCTGACCGCGCAGACACTGACTGTTGCCACGGTCACCCGGCCGCCGTTTTCATTTGTTGAAAATGGCCGGGATGCGGGATTCTCCATCGACCTGTTGGCTGAATTGTCCGACCGGTTGGGTTGGAAATATGAGATCAACCGGGCTGACGCGTTTTCCGAAATGCTTGGGTTGGTGGGGCGCGGTGAGGCTGATTTGGCGATTGCCAATATCTCCATTACCGCCGCTCGTGAAATTGTAATGGACTTTAGCCAGCCGATTTTTGAGAGCGGTTTGCAGATGATGGTTCGGGTTGAAGACCTGCAGACGCCGTCCTTGCTGAACGCAGTGTTGTCCTGGGATCTGGCGGCGGCCATTGGCATAGCTTTTGTGCTGTTGGTCGGCGGTGGTATGTTGATGTGGGCATTAGAGCGCCGGGCCCAGCCCTATTTTGACCGGCCGTTGAAAGAGGCCTGGTTTCCTTCGTTCTGGTGGGCGCTGAACTTGGTGGTGAACGGTGGCTTTGAGGAGCGCGTGCCGCGCACACCAATTGGCCGCATGTTTGGTGTGGTTCTGGTGGTCTCATCGCTGTTTGTGGTTTCGGTGTTTGTGGCCAAGATCACCGCAGTCATGACCGTCAATGCGATTACCGGGTCGGTGAATTCCGTCAATGATCTGTATGGCAAACGCGTTGGCACCATCAGAGGCTCGACCGCCGCTGGATTTCTTGACCGGCGCGAGATTGCGTATCGCGGCTATGACGGGCTGTCTGCGCTGAAAGAGGCCTTTGAGGTGGGCAATATTCAGGTTGTGGTCTTTGATGCGCCGATTCTGAGTTATTATACCACCCACAAAGGCTACCGATATGGCCGCACTGTTGGATCTGTGTTTCTCAAGGAAAACTACGGCATCATTTTCCCCGATGGCTCACCGCTGGTGGAAGATGTCAATCGCGCCTTGCTGGCCCTGCGCGAGGATGGAACCTATGATGTGATCTACCGCCGGTGGTTTGGGGCGCGCGACTAG